TGTCGGCCGTGGCGCCGGGGGCCAGCGGCACGATCATGCGGATCGGCTTGGCCGGCCAGGACTGGGCCATCGCCCTCGTCGAAGCGGCGGCCAGCGCGGCCGCGAGCAGGGTTCTCTTCGTAAGGATCATGCATGCCTCCTCAAAGCCCGACAGACCTGGCGACCAAAGCGGCGAGTTGCTTGCGCAAGCGCGCGACCAGCCCCTGCTCCGATCGCTTGCCGATCAGATTGCGCATTTCGTAGGGATCGCTCTTGAGGTCGTAGAGTTCGTCGCATGCGACGCCGTCGAGCGACTTCTGCGTCCAGTGGATGTACTTGTGACGCTTCGTGCGGATCGCCTTGTAGCTCATGCCCACGAGCCACGGCATGGCGTTCTCGCTGAAGTATTCGCACATGAAGGAGGTGCGCCAACCCTTGGGCTTGGCCCCTTTGGCGAGCGGCTTGAGCGACTGGCCCTGCATCGTCTTGAAGTCAGCCGCCTTGCCGCCTGCCAAATCGACGAGCGTCGGCGCGATATCGAGCGCCAGCACAAGCTCGTCGTTCATTGTGCCCGGCTTGAACCAGGCGGGATAGCGGATGAGGAACGGCGACTTGATGCCTTCCTCGTAGGCGAAGCGCCGCTCCGGCCCGAGACCGTGCTCGCCGAAGAAGTAGCCATTGTCTCCAAAGAACAGGATGAAGGTATTGTCGAGTTCGCCGTTCTGCTCGAGCACCTTGAAAATGTCGCCCATGCCCTCGTCGACCGAGGCCATCATGGCGGCGCGAAGCCGGATTTCCTCGTCCGTGCCGGCGAGGATCCCGTCCAGTACCTTGCGCGACGCCTCGTTGACGCGCATCGCGTGGGCTTCCGTCCAGGCCGGCTTGTCCTTCACCACGTCGGCCGCAGGAAGCGCATTGGGCCGGCGCGGGAAGTGTTCGCCCTTGTAGAGGTCGGCGTGGCGCGGCGCCGGACGGTAGCCGCCGTCGGTGAAGTCGATCGTGCCGTCGGCCGCCTGGAAGGCGTCGGGATGCACGGCCTTGTGCGCGAAGAACAGCGCGAAAGGCTTGTCGCGCTTCTTCTTCAGGAAATCGACGGCGTGACCGTTCAGCAGGTCGGTGATGTAGCCTTCGTACTTCTTCTCCTTGCCGTCGATGTTCAGCACCGGATCGATGATCGACCCATGGCCGGGAAAGCTCACCCACTTGTCGTAGCCCGGTCGCGGCCCGCCGGAGTTGCCCATGTGCCACTTGCCGATATGGGCGGTCTCGTAGCCCAGACGCTGCAGAATCACGTGGTAGTTCGGCAGGCGATGGCTGTGCGCGTCGCGCGCGACGTTGTCGATGATGCCGTGGCGGCTCGCATACTGGCCGGTCAGGATC
This DNA window, taken from Reyranella humidisoli, encodes the following:
- a CDS encoding sulfatase-like hydrolase/transferase translates to MAKKRKPNFLVVLIDDLRFDELGICGHPYMKTPHIDRIGHEGAMFTSAFHTTPLCSPNRASILTGQYASRHGIIDNVARDAHSHRLPNYHVILQRLGYETAHIGKWHMGNSGGPRPGYDKWVSFPGHGSIIDPVLNIDGKEKKYEGYITDLLNGHAVDFLKKKRDKPFALFFAHKAVHPDAFQAADGTIDFTDGGYRPAPRHADLYKGEHFPRRPNALPAADVVKDKPAWTEAHAMRVNEASRKVLDGILAGTDEEIRLRAAMMASVDEGMGDIFKVLEQNGELDNTFILFFGDNGYFFGEHGLGPERRFAYEEGIKSPFLIRYPAWFKPGTMNDELVLALDIAPTLVDLAGGKAADFKTMQGQSLKPLAKGAKPKGWRTSFMCEYFSENAMPWLVGMSYKAIRTKRHKYIHWTQKSLDGVACDELYDLKSDPYEMRNLIGKRSEQGLVARLRKQLAALVARSVGL